Genomic DNA from Candidatus Koribacter versatilis Ellin345:
AGTGCCGACTGGTCGGGTGGCTTCGGTGCGACTGACTCTGGAATCACGACGTCCACCATCGCCAAGTGGTCCGGTGCAAATCCCAAATCCACATGCAGGAGCTTGTAGAAGCTCTTTCCCAGCAGACCAGCACTCGCCAACAGAATGACTGCTGTCGCCAGTTCCAGCACCACCAGGTTCGACGCGAATTTTCTCCACAAAGTGCTCGATCCGGATCGGCCGCCTTCAGCCAGCTCATTGCGAATCCCATCCGCCAACGGCAGCCTGATCGACGGTGCGACTGCAAAGATGCACGCAGCCATTGCACCAATTGCGAACGCGAACCCAGCAACATGCAGGTTCACTCGGAGTCCCTGCATCGAAGGCATTGCCTCCAGCATTTCTTTGGAGGGCAGACGCACGAGCATCTGAATCGCAAGCTGCGCCAGCGCGAGCCCCGCAACGCACGCCGCCGTCACCAGCAGAACGCCTTCCGTCAGGAACTGTCGTATCAGGCGCCAGTGCGATGCTCCCATTGCGCGCCGCACTGCCACCTCCCGACGGCGGCTCTCAAAACGTACCAACAGCAGGCTCGAGACGTTGACACAGGCGATCACCAGCAGCAGCGCCGCGCCAGCCAGCAGTAACAGGAGCAGCGGACGCACATCGCCCACGATTTGTTCTGACAACGAACTCACATAGGCGAGCTGCCCCCGATTCGAATCCGGATAGGCGATCTCCAACTGCCGCGCGATCGCCGAGAAGTTGGCCAGCGCCGTCTCGACGGAAACGCCATCCTTCAACCGGCCCACCCCAACGAGTCCATGGCAGCTTCGCCGCGCCATGCACCCCTGCGTGTGTTGCAACGGCATCCAGAGCTCCGCATTCCCGCGCGGGGCGAATTGGAAGCTCGCGGGCAGCACTCCGATCACGGTGTACACCTTCTCGCTCGTTCTCAGTGTCTGTCCAATGATGTCGGGCCTGCCGCCGAAACGCTTTTGCCATGCCTTGTAGGTCAAGATGACCACCGGCGCGGCCTTGGGATCGTCCTCGCCGTCTTGGAAGTCTCGGCCGAGAGCCGGCTCTACCCCGAGAGTGCGGAAGATCCCCGGCGTTGCCTCAACGCCGTTCACGGCCTCCGGCCCGGAGGGACCGTTCAGCAATATGCCCGATCCCGTCCAAACGTCGAACCTGCTCAATACTTCGTTCTTGCTCTTCCAGTCCTCGTAGTCCTGGTAAGAGAGGTTCGCCTTCGGAATCTGGTTCGTCTTTTCGGTGACGAATACCAGCCGGTTCGGATCGCGATATGGTAATGGTCGAATCAGCGCTGCATCCACAAACGCAAAGATCGCCGAGGTCGCCCCGATTCCCAGCGACAGCACCACCAACGCAGTCACGGCAAACGCCCGGTTCTTCGTAAACTGGCGTGCGGCAAAACGCAGGTCCTGCTCTAGGCTCTCGAGGAAGGGAAGCGATCCGCGCTCGCGATACGCCTGCCGCGTGTGTTCCAGCCCACCAAGCTTCAGGATCGCCTGGCGTCGTGCCTCTTCCGGCGACATTCCTGCGCGGACGTTGTCGTCCGTTTGCATCTCGACGTGGCTCGCCAGTTCGTCATTGAACTCTTGTTCCCGCCTCTCCCGCCCGAAAAAGCCCAGGAAACGTTGGCCTATTGCTCGCAAAGCCTTCATGCCTTCTCCTCCGACGGCGCCAGGAAGCGCGCAACGATTGCGGTCGTCTCTTCCCATTCCCGAGTCGCGCTCTCAAGCTGTTTTCTTCCAGCGCGGGTGAGTTTGTAAAACTTCGCCTTACGATTGTTTTCCGAGACGCCCCATTCCGAAACGATCGCGCCTTCCTGCTCAAGCTTGAGGAGCGACGGATAGAGCGTGCCGTAGTTCAGCGTGAGCATGTCGCCGCTGGTTTGTTCAATGCGCCGAGCAATCCCGTAGCCGTGCTGCGGCCCCATCGCCTCCAGAGTCTTCAACACCATCAACGCCAGCGTTCCTTGCCACACATCCGATTTGCCCATTTGCTCCTCTGGGTAAGCCATACGAATGCTTTCATACCTCCTATGGGTACGCAATAGGAGCATCCGGAGTTCATCCCATTCCTCTATCCCACTCTCAAAAATCGAGAGAACCAACCCGAGATGAGACAACCCGCGGAGATTCCAAGCTGCTACCCGGAACTAGGGTGACCAGAGACTCTCCGTCCCCAGCACTTGTGCACGGCGAAATCTAAGGTCTTTTTTCACTTGTCTTTGATAGGTCGCAGAGCTCGCAAACCCAATCGTTCATGCACCTTTGTCGAATTGCGAGCTGCCGCCCAGCAGGGGCTCTGGAACCCGAGTTGATCGCGGTATCACTCCACACCTTAATCCGCGACTAACACCCCATTTTCAGAAAGTTACGACGCTAAGGTTTTTCCATTGAGGCAGAGTAGATGCCTCCGTAAATTCCATCTTGCGTTGCAGTCGCTCCCCGTCATACCGAGACGCGCCAAGCCAGGCGGGAGAGTCAAGCGACCGGAAGAAAGCAAAAATCCCTTGGAGTTTGTAGTCCCGATGGTTAAACGAAATCTCATCCGAGCCGCGATCGTAGCCAGTCTGCTGTTCCTGTTCGTTAGCGTCAGCTTTGCCGCCACCACTAAAACCTATATCGAGAAGATGTCGGGATGGGCATCATGCTCTGTTTGCGCCGGAGCTGGCGGAGCCGGCGCCACGATACCCCACAGCATGACACAAGGAATTACCAGCCCAACCTTAGGTTCCAGATCCGCTCAATTCTCGGTTGGAGGCTCCTCATCCTATGGCGCCGCGCTATGGTGGAAGCAACTCGGAGCCTCATCGACCGCGCACAATTTCCAGTACGACGTGGATTACTACCTTAAGAATCCCAGCGCATCGCAGGCACTGGAGTTCGACGTGAACCAGTCGGTCGGCGGAAAGAAATTCGTCTTCGGTACGCAATGCAACATCGCCGCCCACACCTACGACGTTTGGTCCGCTGCCACTCACTGGATCCACACCGGTATCTCGTGCGCCAGGCCGGCGGCGTACAAGTGGAACCACATCACGCTCGAATTCCAACGCACGAGCGGCAATAACGTGAAGTTCGTCTCCGTCACCATCAACGGAAGCAAGCACTACATCAATCGCATCTACGCCCCCAAAGCGAGCAGCGTGAGCGAACTCAACGTCGCCTTCCAAATGGACGGCAACAAGAGCATGACCGATTACAACGCGTGGCTCGAAAACGTCACACTCAAGTACTGGTAGACGTACAATCTCAAAGTCCCATGCACAGGGCGACGGCTGCGGGCTGTCGCCCTTTTGCGATGCCTAAGCGAAGCTGGTGAAGTAGTGAAGAAGTTCGCGAACATCTTGTTCTCTGTAGCGCTCGCTATGCAGGCCCTGGCGTCAGCTCAAACCCCAGCGCCGGCTGTGAGGCATTCTAAGAACACCAAGCCGCAGGCAGGCGAGGCCCCCCGCAAGAAATTTGTCCTCGACGTCGTGCAGACGGCCGTGGCTCTGCCCCAACCCGATCCCCAGGACCGTCTTCGGGTATTGAATTCAGCCGCGAACGTGATCAGCCCGATTGACCACAAAATGGCCCAGCGCTTTGCGAAAGAGGGAATCCGTATTGAAGCGGAATTGGTCAACTCAGGCCAAACTCCCGCCGTCTCCATGCTTGCCACTGGAATCGTAGATTGCCCAGCAGCGGCGCAATTTGCCGAGAGCATCTCCCCCACCGCGGTCGTGCAAGCCGAGCAATCGTTGATCGGCGCGATCTCCGAGTGTCCCAAGGAAGCGCTTGTTCCCGCGCAGCGCAAACTCGAAACTGCTCTGAACCAGGGAATCGTCGCCCCTCGCGGTCTCCTCGCTCTCATGGAGCGGGTTGGGGCCAAGTCCGCGTGGTCGCAATCCGCGTTCGAGAAGATGTTCTCTTCGCTTCCGGCCGATGCCGCAGCCAGCGCCTCGGAAGCTCCCAACTATGCAGCGATGTACGAACGCATGGCGCCTGAGTTAAACCCGGACATCGCAAAAAGCACTGGCCTCAAACTTCTTATTTGGCTCGGCAAGCTTCCGGATTCCGGCGAACGCACCGTCGCGATCAATATCACCACCGATTCCTTCAAGCACACGGTCGGACAGAAAGCGTATGAAGAAGCACTCGCCTCCGACGTAATGGCCCGTCAGGCCGCCAACCTCGCTGGAGGCCAGGGCCAAATCTCCCATCCGGAAGAGGAAAGCGTTTCGGTGCTCGAAGCCATGAACAACACCGGTACCGATCAAACGGAAGCCCTGCGCAAGATGCCGGCCACGCTGCGGGCCAAAACCGCCGCCGCCGACGGTTACGCCACCGGTTCGGAAGGCAACACAAAAATGGCTGATCGTTACTTCGATATCGCGTATGCGGCCCTGGAAGAAGTGTGGTCAAACCGCGCCGACAATGCGGTGAACGCTCCAGCTGTCTTGGAAGAGGTCAATGAGGCTGCCGCGCAGGTGAATCCGGTCACGGCCTTGCAGCGCGCCCAAAAATTGCCCGACCCTTCCGCTCAGGCCATTAGCATGCTCGCGGTGGCCCGGGTCGTGGCAGGGCAACAATAGTCAGCGCCGCACTAGCAACAGCTTCCGGCTGCCGGACGCTTTCACATCCGCGAACTCCTGCTCGCTTGCCATTCCTGCCACTCGGGCGAGAGACACTGCGAATACACCTATGAAAAGTCCGATCGACGTGCCCGCAAAAAACCAGCCCAAATGCTCCATAACTTGCTCCTGACACTGGTTCTAACACCGGGCGTCGGTGGGCGGCGCAAGTATCACGCGAACTTTGGTGGGCGCCGTCCCGGAAAGAGGGATGTTCCTTTATCGGGAAACGATGGGCTTACGACAGCCTCCCCTGTTTACTCTTTCAGAAATACCTATTTCCGGAAACGTGATATTATGTTCTTGCGTTTGATTCGTTCGGCACCACCAGCAGATCTCGCCTGAACAGCAAGTCCTGCCCGTAGTACCCCGACACACATCCGACGTAAAATCAACATAAGAGAGAAGTGTTTCAATGGAACAAGGAACAGTGAAGTGGTTCAACGATGCGAAGGGTTTTGGCTTCATCAGCCGTCAGAACGGTGAGGACGTATTCGTCCATCACACCGCCATCCAGGCGCAGGGCTTCCGTAGTCTTCAGGAAGGTCAGGCGGTTCAGTTCAACGTGGTGAAGGGCCCCAAGGGTTGGCAGGCAGAAAACGTTCAGGCTCTCTAAGCCTCTCGTTCGAACCTAGTACTGAATAGCAGCCGCGAGCAATCCGGCTGCTTTTCCCTTTTTACGCATCCTCCGGCAGTTGGAACCGATCCACCACGATATCCAGCAGTTCCTTCGGATCGTGGCTCGATAAGTGAAAATCCGCGCGCTCGTCGCGTGCCGTAGCATTGGGCGAGATCAGGAAGATCAGCCGCTTCTTTCCACTCTGCGCCGCCTGCAACAGTTTCTTATAGGCGCTCTCCCCTAAACCGGAGTGGATGATCACCGCATCCACGTTAGGGAATTTCTCCAGCATCCCCAGGGCGCCGGGCCCGTCGTAAGCAGTAATCACGTTAAACAGTGCCGTCTCCAGCACAAGTTTGCGTGCCGAAATGCCCTCCTGCGGCCTCGGTTCAGCTACCAGAAATGTCGCTCGTACCATTCTCTATGAGAGCGAGAACAGCACCTTCGAGTTGGCTGGAATTCCAGTGTCGCTGTTCTACTGCAGCTTGATGTGGATATCCATGTCCTTATCGAGTTTGAATTGTGATTTCTCGATCGGCGGCGCCTTCAATGTCG
This window encodes:
- a CDS encoding PadR family transcriptional regulator; this translates as MGKSDVWQGTLALMVLKTLEAMGPQHGYGIARRIEQTSGDMLTLNYGTLYPSLLKLEQEGAIVSEWGVSENNRKAKFYKLTRAGRKQLESATREWEETTAIVARFLAPSEEKA
- a CDS encoding cold-shock protein — encoded protein: MEQGTVKWFNDAKGFGFISRQNGEDVFVHHTAIQAQGFRSLQEGQAVQFNVVKGPKGWQAENVQAL
- a CDS encoding ABC transporter permease, which produces MKALRAIGQRFLGFFGRERREQEFNDELASHVEMQTDDNVRAGMSPEEARRQAILKLGGLEHTRQAYRERGSLPFLESLEQDLRFAARQFTKNRAFAVTALVVLSLGIGATSAIFAFVDAALIRPLPYRDPNRLVFVTEKTNQIPKANLSYQDYEDWKSKNEVLSRFDVWTGSGILLNGPSGPEAVNGVEATPGIFRTLGVEPALGRDFQDGEDDPKAAPVVILTYKAWQKRFGGRPDIIGQTLRTSEKVYTVIGVLPASFQFAPRGNAELWMPLQHTQGCMARRSCHGLVGVGRLKDGVSVETALANFSAIARQLEIAYPDSNRGQLAYVSSLSEQIVGDVRPLLLLLLAGAALLLVIACVNVSSLLLVRFESRRREVAVRRAMGASHWRLIRQFLTEGVLLVTAACVAGLALAQLAIQMLVRLPSKEMLEAMPSMQGLRVNLHVAGFAFAIGAMAACIFAVAPSIRLPLADGIRNELAEGGRSGSSTLWRKFASNLVVLELATAVILLASAGLLGKSFYKLLHVDLGFAPDHLAMVDVVIPESVAPKPPDQSALAKRVVERVGSVLGVELGSVTSVAPVNYNGNTTWIRLPGKPYNGEHNEVLQREVSSNYFKMLRAQLASGRYFEETDDLNRPLVAMINEALARKYFPGEDPLGKQIGDTTLSPKSMVQVVGVVKDMREGPLDAEIWPAIYYPITQNTDTFFTVMARTSQREEGIIAALEKAVRAEDPRIGTFNERTMQQTIETSPTAYVHRAAAWLVGGFASLALLLGVVGLYGVIAYSVSQRTREIGVRMALGAQRSSVYSMVLKEAGWLTVAGVATGLAGAVGAATMMRSLLFQVRAWDVTTLLGVAVLLATAALVASYLPARRAASVNPVEALRAE